In one window of Mus pahari chromosome 3, PAHARI_EIJ_v1.1, whole genome shotgun sequence DNA:
- the Prdm12 gene encoding PR domain zinc finger protein 12: MMGSVLPAEALVLKTGLKAPGLALAEVITSDILHSFLYGRWRNVLGEQLLEDKSHHASPKTAFTAEVLAQSFSGEVQKLSSLVLPVEVIIAQSSIPGEGLGIFSKTWIKAGTEMGPFTGRVIAPEHVDICKNNNLMWEVFNEDGTVRYFIDASQEDHRSWMTYIKCARNEQEQNLEVVQIGTSIFYKAIEMIPPDQELLVWYGNSHNTFLGIPGVPGLEEEQKKNKHEDFHPADSATGTAGRMRCVICHRGFNSRSNLRSHMRIHTLDKPFVCRFCNRRFSQSSTLRNHVRLHTGERPYKCQVCQSAYSQLAGLRAHQKSARHRPPSTALQAHSPALPAPHAHAPALAAAAAAAAAAHHLPAMVL, encoded by the exons ATGATGGGCTCTGTGCTCCCAGCTGAGGCCCTGGTGCTCAAAACAGGGCTGAAGGCTCCGGGGTTGGCGCTGGCAGAGGTCATCACCTCCGACATCCTGCACAGTTTCTTATATGGCCGATGGCGTAACGTGCTAGGAGAACAGCTGCTGGAAGACAAGAGCCACCACGCCAGCCCAAAGACTGCCTTCACAGCCGAGGTCTTGGCGCAGTCCTTCTCAGGAG AGGTGCAGAAGCTATCTAGCCTGGTGCTGCCGGTGGAAGTGATTATCGCCCAGAGTTCCATCCCAGGAGAGGGCCTTGGCATCTTCTCCAAGACATGGATCAAGGCAGGCACAGAGATGGGCCCCTTCACTGGCCGTGTCATTGCCCCAGAGCATGTGGATATCTGCAAAAACAACAACCTGATGTGGGAG GTATTCAACGAGGATGGTACAGTACGCTACTTCATCGATGCCAGCCAGGAAGACCACCGAAGCTGGATGACCTACATCAAGTGTGCCCGGAATGAACAAGAGCAGAACCTGGAGGTGGTCCAAATAGGCACGAGCATCTTCTACAAGGCCATAGAG ATGATCCCTCCAGACCAGGAGCTGCTGGTGTGGTATGGAAATTCCCACAACACCTTCCTGGGCATCCCAGGTGTGCCAGGcctggaggaggagcagaagaaaaacaagcatg AGGACTTCCACCCGGCAGACTCCGCGACCGGCACCGCGGGCCGCATGCGATGCGTCATCTGCCACCGCGGCTTCAACTCGCGCAGCAACCTGCGCTCGCACATGCGTATCCACACGCTGGACAAGCCCTTCGTGTGCCGCTTCTGCAACCGCCGCTTCAGCCAGTCGTCCACGCTGCGCAACCACGTGCGCCTGCACACGGGCGAGCGTCCTTACAAGTGCCAGGTGTGCCAGAGCGCCTACTCGCAGCTGGCCGGCCTGCGCGCCCACCAGAAGAGCGCGCGCCACCGGCCGCCCAGCACCGCGCTGCAGGCGCACTCGCCCGCGCTCCCCGCGCCCCACGCTCACGCGCCCGcgctcgccgccgccgccgctgccgccgccgcggCGCACCACCTGCCGGCCATGGTGCTGTGA